In Bradyrhizobium sp. WBOS07, the genomic window ACATGATGATGACGGCGCCAAGCATCGCGGGCCGGAGCAACGGCAGATAGATCTGCCTCAACATGACCGCCTGGCCCGCGCCGACCGTGCGCGCGCTCTCGTCATAGTCGCGCGGAATGCTGTCGAACCCGGCCTTGATCATGCCGACCGGCACGGCCAGAAAACGAATCGTGTAGGCGATGACGACAGCCGTCCCCGAGCCGACCAGGATCAGCCCGGGCAGCGAAAGTCCCGTCCAGGTCGCGACCGCGCTCAGCGCGCTGTCGACCGCCAGCACGGGGGTCAGCAGGCCGAGGGCAATCACGAGACCCGGCAGCGCGTACCCGGCCTGCGCGGTGCTCATCGCCAGATATCTCAGGGGATCCGGCCGAAAGCGGTGCGCGATCGTCGTGGCGAGCGCAAGCATCAGCGCCATCAGCGTCGCGAGCGCTGCATAGGCAAACGAATGGAAGGTGTGGCGCCACAGCAGCGGGTCGAAATTTGCAAGGAGTCCGCGACCGAGAGCCTGATGCGCCAGATAGAACAGCGGCACGACGAAGCCGATCAGCACCGGCAGCGCGCAGACCGCGAACGCGATCCACGCCCTTGCGCCCGAAAGCGGGGTTCGCTGCCTCACATGCGGGCTTTCGGCCGAGAACTCGGCGTTGGCGTTGCGGCGGCCGTAACGCTCCATCGCGATCAGGCCGGCGACGATCGCAAGCATCAGGCATGCGAGTTGCGCCGCACCGGCAAGGCTGCCGCGGTTGAGCCAGGTGGTGAAGATCGAGACCGTCAGCGTGCGGATGCCGAGATACTCGCTGGCACCGATGTCGTTGAGCGTTTCCAGCGCGACCAGCGCCACGCCGACCGCGAGCGCGGGCCGCGCCATCGGCAGTGAAACGCGCCAGAAAACGGTCCATCGGCCGGCCCCCAGCGTCGTAGCCGCCTCGGCGAATTCGGCAGACTGAACCTGAAACGTCGCGCGCGCCGACAGATAGACGTAAGGATACAGCACGAGCCCGATCACGAAGATGGCGCCCGGCAGCGAGCGCAGGTTGGGCAGATGGCCGAGGGCATCGCGTAGCGGCAGCCAGATCGCCAGGGTGCGATGCACCAGGCCGAGCGGTTCGAACAGGTCGGCATAGACGTAGGCCGCAAGATATGTCGGGATCGCCAGCGGCAGCGGCATCAGCCACAGGAGCATGCCCCGGCCGGGAAAATCGTGGCGCGATATCACCCATGCAGTGCCGGCGCCGACCAGAAGTGTCAGCGCGCCGACCCCGACGAGCAGAAGGGCGGTGTCCAGGAGCGCGGCGGGCAGCACGTAGTTGATCAGGTCGTGCCACACATCGGTCGCCGGCTGCAAAGCCAGCGAAACGATCGAGATCACGGGGGCCGCGACCAGGATCGCGGTTGCGATCGCGATCGCGGTCGCGGCGCGCCCGGCGTGGGCGGCGCGGCCTCTCAAGCGAGGCCGTGCGCCCGAAGGTTCTGCCAGTTCGAGGGACGAGGACCGCCAGAGATCAGTTGTCAAAGCCGACCTTGTCCACCAGCGAGGCCGCAGCCTTGCGGTTGGCGGCGATCTTTGCGATCGGCAACGGATCTGGGGCGAGCTTGCCGTAGCCCGCGATGGTGGAGTCGATGGGGACGCCGCTCCGAACCGGATATTCGTAGTTCTGGTCGGCATACATCTGCTGCGCCTGCTCGCTGACGAGCCACTCGATCAGCTTGATGCCGTTGGCCTTGTTGGGCGCGTGCTTGGCGAGCAGCACGCCGGAGAGGTTGACGTGGGTGCCGCCGCCCTCGAAGGTCGGCAGGATGACGCGGGTCGCCTCCGCCCACGGCTTCTTCTCGGGATCGTTGTTCATCATCAGCGCCCAGTAATAGGTGTTGCCGATGCCAATGTCGCACTTGCCGGCGGCCACGTCACGCGCGGCTTCGCGATCGCCGCCCGACGGCTTCTGCGCGAGATTGGCCTTCACGCCGCGCAGCCATTCCTCGGCCTTGGCCTCGCCGTGCTTGGCCGTGTAGGCCGCGAACAGGGCGTTGTTGTAGATGTGCTGGCCCGAGCGAATGCAGATCTTGCCCTTCCACTTGGGATCGGCGAGCTCCTCATAGGTAATCTTGTCCTGCTTGACGCGATCCTTCGAGGCATAGATCACGCGCGCGCGCATGGAGATGCCGGCCCAGTATCCGTCCGGATCGCGATACTGCGCCGGCACGACCTTGTCGACCACCTCCGACTTGATCGGCTGGGTGACGCCGGCCTGCACGGCCTCGTCGATGCGGCCGATATCCACTGTCAGCAGCACGTCGGCCGGACTGTTGGCGCCTTCCGCCTTCATACGCTGCTCCAGACCTGAGCTTGCGGAGACGACATTGACCTTGATGCCCGTATCCTTGCTGAAGGCGTCGAACAGCGGCTGGATCAGCTTGGTCTCGCGATAGGTATAGACGTTGACCTCGCCATTGGCGGCTGCTTTCGAGGCAAAGGATAGGGTCAGGCTCAACACCGCCGCGGAGGCGGCAAGGACGCGAAGATTGATCATAAGGGCTGCTCCAGGCGGGCGATTGACGCCGGATTGAGTAGCGCAGGCGATGCGGCAAAGTCAGCGACGCGATGTCGCGAAGAGCGTGACTTAGAGCGATTCCAATATTTCTTAATTTAGATCGATTCTAATCAATGGAGACGTTGACGGGAAAACGTAGGTGCGCCGCGACGATCATGATCTTGCCGCCCACACCTTGCTCCAGCGCGCCGACACGCTCGCCACCCACGACGTCTCCTCGCGCACCAGGCGGAAGCCGAGATTGGCGGGCGGCACGCCCTGGGCGCAGCCGCCGGCGCGGGCGTCGCGGATGAAATCGGTGACATAGGCGCGGTGCGCGCCCTCGGCGACGCGCACGCCGCAGTTCACGGTCGGGCGGCCGGCATTGCCTGAAGCGTCGAAGCGCGAGCGCACGAAGCAGGTCGACGTCCACTCCCAGACATTGCCGGCGAGATCTTCGATGCCGTGCTCGTTCGGGCCGAACTTGCCGAACGGATAGGCCTTGGTGTCGGAGAGGTCGCGTTCGGATTCGCGCTCATAGCGGCTGATCCAGCGCTTTGAAGGATCATTCGCATCGACCGCGAGACCGTCGTCCTTGAATCTGGAGCCGGCGGCAAAGGCCCATTCCTCATCGCTCGGCAGCCGGTAATGATGGCCGGTCTTGCGCGACAGCCAGCCCGCATAGGCCTCGGCGTCGTGCCAGCTCACCTGCACCGCAGGGCGATCGGGGGCGATCGCGACATCGCGATCGAGGGCGCGGCAGGCGCCGTCCTGGACGCAAAGCTGATAGTCGGACGACGAGACCTGGTTTCGCATGATGTGCAGCGGCCGGTCGACGCGCATCGTGCGCAGCGGCGCTTCCGCCTGCTGCCCGCCGCGCGTGAAATCG contains:
- a CDS encoding iron ABC transporter permease — translated: MRGRAAHAGRAATAIAIATAILVAAPVISIVSLALQPATDVWHDLINYVLPAALLDTALLLVGVGALTLLVGAGTAWVISRHDFPGRGMLLWLMPLPLAIPTYLAAYVYADLFEPLGLVHRTLAIWLPLRDALGHLPNLRSLPGAIFVIGLVLYPYVYLSARATFQVQSAEFAEAATTLGAGRWTVFWRVSLPMARPALAVGVALVALETLNDIGASEYLGIRTLTVSIFTTWLNRGSLAGAAQLACLMLAIVAGLIAMERYGRRNANAEFSAESPHVRQRTPLSGARAWIAFAVCALPVLIGFVVPLFYLAHQALGRGLLANFDPLLWRHTFHSFAYAALATLMALMLALATTIAHRFRPDPLRYLAMSTAQAGYALPGLVIALGLLTPVLAVDSALSAVATWTGLSLPGLILVGSGTAVVIAYTIRFLAVPVGMIKAGFDSIPRDYDESARTVGAGQAVMLRQIYLPLLRPAMLGAVIIMFVDCLKELPATLLLRPLNVETLSTSIYQFASRGNFEDGALAALLIIAASIGPVVWLTRFSEVPSGPA
- a CDS encoding Fe(3+) ABC transporter substrate-binding protein, whose translation is MINLRVLAASAAVLSLTLSFASKAAANGEVNVYTYRETKLIQPLFDAFSKDTGIKVNVVSASSGLEQRMKAEGANSPADVLLTVDIGRIDEAVQAGVTQPIKSEVVDKVVPAQYRDPDGYWAGISMRARVIYASKDRVKQDKITYEELADPKWKGKICIRSGQHIYNNALFAAYTAKHGEAKAEEWLRGVKANLAQKPSGGDREAARDVAAGKCDIGIGNTYYWALMMNNDPEKKPWAEATRVILPTFEGGGTHVNLSGVLLAKHAPNKANGIKLIEWLVSEQAQQMYADQNYEYPVRSGVPIDSTIAGYGKLAPDPLPIAKIAANRKAAASLVDKVGFDN
- a CDS encoding formylglycine-generating enzyme family protein produces the protein MLIAFKLKLALACAAGLAGPIAMAPLVSTMTVRGTATEPAIVRVAPGSLSYREAGDFTRGGQQAEAPLRTMRVDRPLHIMRNQVSSSDYQLCVQDGACRALDRDVAIAPDRPAVQVSWHDAEAYAGWLSRKTGHHYRLPSDEEWAFAAGSRFKDDGLAVDANDPSKRWISRYERESERDLSDTKAYPFGKFGPNEHGIEDLAGNVWEWTSTCFVRSRFDASGNAGRPTVNCGVRVAEGAHRAYVTDFIRDARAGGCAQGVPPANLGFRLVREETSWVASVSARWSKVWAARS